A DNA window from Burkholderia sp. HI2500 contains the following coding sequences:
- a CDS encoding ABC transporter ATP-binding protein: MASLSIRDVYKTYPNGVPVLKGVDIEIEDGQFLILVGGSGCGKSTLLNMIAGLETVTSGEICIDGKVVNDLSPKDRDIAMVFQSYALYPSMTVRENISFGLNIRKVPKSEQQQIVDRVSQMLQIQHLLDRKPGQLSGGQRQRVAMGRALARDPSLFLFDEPLSNLDAKLRIEMRAEIKLLHQRLGTTIVYVTHDQIEAMTLGDRIAVMKDGVVQQFGAPQEIYDSPSNLFVAGFIGAPPMNFINGKLVEQGSGIALEVDTGVKRGALNLPFDAAKLKSHVGREVILGLRPERITDVRHAHNGDASHLQPFDVRVDVTEPTGPDTHVFAQVNGKRIVSRVHPAANPQPDQTLSLLFDVSKAVLFDPASEERIA; this comes from the coding sequence ATGGCAAGCCTTTCCATCCGTGACGTGTACAAGACCTACCCGAACGGGGTGCCGGTCCTGAAGGGTGTCGACATCGAGATCGAGGACGGACAGTTCCTGATCCTGGTCGGCGGGTCGGGCTGCGGGAAGTCGACGCTGCTCAACATGATCGCCGGGCTCGAGACCGTGACGAGCGGCGAGATCTGCATCGACGGCAAGGTCGTCAACGACCTGTCGCCGAAGGATCGCGACATCGCGATGGTGTTCCAGTCGTACGCGCTGTATCCGTCGATGACGGTGCGCGAGAACATCTCGTTCGGCTTGAACATCCGCAAGGTGCCGAAGAGCGAACAGCAGCAGATCGTCGACCGCGTGTCGCAGATGCTGCAGATCCAGCACCTGCTCGACCGCAAGCCGGGCCAGCTGTCGGGCGGCCAGCGCCAGCGTGTCGCGATGGGCCGTGCGCTCGCGCGCGATCCGTCGCTGTTCCTGTTCGACGAGCCGCTGTCGAACCTCGACGCGAAGCTGCGCATCGAGATGCGCGCGGAAATCAAGCTGCTGCACCAGCGCCTCGGCACGACGATCGTCTACGTGACGCACGACCAGATCGAGGCGATGACGCTCGGCGACCGGATCGCGGTGATGAAGGACGGCGTGGTTCAGCAGTTCGGCGCGCCGCAGGAGATCTACGATTCGCCGTCGAACCTGTTCGTCGCGGGCTTCATCGGCGCGCCGCCGATGAACTTCATCAACGGCAAGCTGGTCGAGCAGGGCAGCGGGATCGCGCTCGAAGTCGACACGGGCGTCAAGCGCGGCGCGCTGAACCTGCCGTTCGATGCGGCGAAGCTGAAGTCGCACGTCGGCCGCGAGGTGATCCTCGGCCTGCGTCCGGAGCGCATCACCGACGTGCGCCATGCGCACAACGGCGACGCGTCGCACCTGCAGCCGTTCGACGTGCGCGTCGACGTGACCGAGCCGACCGGGCCGGACACGCACGTGTTCGCGCAGGTGAACGGCAAGCGCATCGTGAGCCGCGTGCATCCGGCCGCGAATCCGCAGCCCGACCAGACGCTGTCGCTGCTGTTCGACGTGTCGAAGGCGGTGCTGTTCGATCCGGCGTCGGAAGAGCGGATCGCGTGA